The following coding sequences lie in one Sorghum bicolor cultivar BTx623 chromosome 6, Sorghum_bicolor_NCBIv3, whole genome shotgun sequence genomic window:
- the LOC8057579 gene encoding protein LAZ1 isoform X1, translating into MRVNIGLLVPLMAQYSTPMWATLVAGFFMLLALSLSMYLIFEHLSAYNNPEEQKFVLGVILMVPCYAIESYISLINPNTSVYCGILRDGYEALAMYCFGRYITACLGGEDKTIAFLKREGGSGSGQPLLHHASEKGIIHHHFPVNFVLKPWRLGTRFYLIIKFGIFQYVIIKTLTATLSLLLEPFGVYCDGEFNLRCGYPYFAAVLNFSQYWALYCLVAWYTATKDELAPIKPLAKFLSFKSIVFLTWWQGVVIAIMYALGLLRSPLAQSLELKSSIQDFIICIEMGIASVVHLYVFPAKPYALLTNQSPGNISVLGDYVSSDPVDPFEIKESNRPTKMKLPQFEPDERSVTNIKESVRDFVVGSGEYVIKDFKFTVNQAVRPVEKRFDKLMKKNDKRKKSQDDNWVSAATPERPVRGIDDPLLSGSSSDSGVTKGKKHRRIVSTAAAVDSWGGGDQASDGYEIRGRRWAVKS; encoded by the exons ATGAGGGTCAATATTGGGCTCCTAGTGCCCTTGATGGCACAATACTCCACACCCATGTGGGCTACTTTAGTTGCTGGGTTCTTCATGCTGCTTGCGCTTTCACTCTCCATGTACCTGATATTTGAGCATCTCTCAGCATACAACAATCCAGAG GAACAAAAATTTGTACTGGGTGTTATTCTCATGGTCCCTTGCTATGCAATTGAGTCG TATATTTCTTTGATAAATCCAAATACAAGTGTTTACTGTGGCATCCTACGTGATGGTTATGAAGCCCTTGCAATGTACtgctttggaagatatattacTGCATGTTTAG GTGGGGAAGATAAAACTATAGCTTTTTTAAAGAGGGAAGGTGGCTCTGGTTCTGGGCAGCCTCTACTGCATCATGCATCTGAGAAGGGAATCATACACCATCATTTTCCTGTAAATTTTGTATTGAAGCCCTGGAGATTGGGGACACGGTTCTACCTGATTATCAAATTTGGAATCTTCCAATAT GTGATTATAAAGACCCTCACAGCTACCTTATCTCTTCTTCTAGAACCTTTTGGTGTTTATTGTGATGGAGAATTCAATTTACGATGTGG GTACCCTTACTTTGCCGCAGTTCTCAACTTTAGTCAATATTGGGCCCTGTACTGTCTAGTAGCATGGTATACAGCTACTAAGGACGAATTGGCACCTATAAAGCCTCTGGCTAAGTTTCTTTCTTTCAAATCTATTGTATTCTTGACTTGGTGGCAAGGTGTGGTGATTGCAATAATGTATGCTTTGGGCCTTCTTAGAAGTCCTTTAGCCCAGAGCTTGGAGTTAAAATCAAGCATTCAAGATTTCATTATTTGCATAGAG ATGGGCATTGCTTCAGTTGTTCACCTCTATGTGTTCCCAGCCAAGCCCTATGCACTCTTAACTAATCAGTCACCTGGAAACATTTCTGTACTTGGGGACTACGTATCATCTGACCCTGTGGACCCTTTTGAAATTAAGGAAAGCAACCGGCCTACCAAAATGAAGCTTCCTCAATTCGAACCAGATGAGAGAAGCGTGACAAACATAAAAGAAAGTGTTCGGGACTTTGTTGTTGGCAGTGGAGAATAT GTGATCAAGGATTTCAAGTTCACTGTTAACCAAGCAGTGCGGCCAGTGGAGAAGCGCTTTGATAAATTGATGAAAAAGAATGATAAGCGTAAGAAAAGCCAGGATGACAACTGGGTGAGTGCAGCAACACCAGAGAGACCTGTTCGTGGGATTGATGATCCATTGTTAAGCGGAAGCTCAAGTGACAGTGGTGTCACAAAGGGCAAGAAACATCGCAGAATTGTGAGCACAGCTGCTGCTGTGGACAGCTGGGGAGGTGGTGATCAAGCTTCTGATGGATACGAGATCAGGGGTCGCCGCTGGGCTGTAAAAAGCTAA
- the LOC8057579 gene encoding protein LAZ1 isoform X2 — translation MRVNIGLLVPLMAQYSTPMWATLVAGFFMLLALSLSMYLIFEHLSAYNNPEEQKFVLGVILMVPCYAIESYISLINPNTSVYCGILRDGYEALAMYCFGRYITACLGGEDKTIAFLKREGGSGSGQPLLHHASEKGIIHHHFPVNFVLKPWRLGTRFYLIIKFGIFQYVIIKTLTATLSLLLEPFGVYCDGEFNLRCGYPYFAAVLNFSQYWALYCLVAWYTATKDELAPIKPLAKFLSFKSIVFLTWWQGVVIAIMYALGLLRSPLAQSLELKSSIQDFIICIEDRWALLQLFTSMCSQPSPMHS, via the exons ATGAGGGTCAATATTGGGCTCCTAGTGCCCTTGATGGCACAATACTCCACACCCATGTGGGCTACTTTAGTTGCTGGGTTCTTCATGCTGCTTGCGCTTTCACTCTCCATGTACCTGATATTTGAGCATCTCTCAGCATACAACAATCCAGAG GAACAAAAATTTGTACTGGGTGTTATTCTCATGGTCCCTTGCTATGCAATTGAGTCG TATATTTCTTTGATAAATCCAAATACAAGTGTTTACTGTGGCATCCTACGTGATGGTTATGAAGCCCTTGCAATGTACtgctttggaagatatattacTGCATGTTTAG GTGGGGAAGATAAAACTATAGCTTTTTTAAAGAGGGAAGGTGGCTCTGGTTCTGGGCAGCCTCTACTGCATCATGCATCTGAGAAGGGAATCATACACCATCATTTTCCTGTAAATTTTGTATTGAAGCCCTGGAGATTGGGGACACGGTTCTACCTGATTATCAAATTTGGAATCTTCCAATAT GTGATTATAAAGACCCTCACAGCTACCTTATCTCTTCTTCTAGAACCTTTTGGTGTTTATTGTGATGGAGAATTCAATTTACGATGTGG GTACCCTTACTTTGCCGCAGTTCTCAACTTTAGTCAATATTGGGCCCTGTACTGTCTAGTAGCATGGTATACAGCTACTAAGGACGAATTGGCACCTATAAAGCCTCTGGCTAAGTTTCTTTCTTTCAAATCTATTGTATTCTTGACTTGGTGGCAAGGTGTGGTGATTGCAATAATGTATGCTTTGGGCCTTCTTAGAAGTCCTTTAGCCCAGAGCTTGGAGTTAAAATCAAGCATTCAAGATTTCATTATTTGCATAGAG GACAGATGGGCATTGCTTCAGTTGTTCACCTCTATGTGTTCCCAGCCAAGCCCTATGCACTCTTAA
- the LOC8057580 gene encoding cyclin-B2-1, whose product MAARAADENRRPAAGGKPAPGVREMGSRRALTEIKNLVGVAPYPCAVAKKPTLQKSRRDEKKTTLLPSSRPMTRKFAASLASKGQPECQPILTECQPILTDPEPGVDQQKESIGDGTVDIDVEIHELVDDSDSDIDMGETENKEMNQDEPLMDIDRADSGNPLAATEYVEELYKFYRENEAKSCVRPDYMSSQQDINSKMRAILIDWLIEVHYKFDLMDETLFLTVNIIDRFLDKEVVPRKKLQLVGVTAMLLACKYEEVSVPVVEDLVLISDRAYTKGQILEMEKLILNTLQFNMSVPTPYVFMKRFLKAADADKQLELVSFFMLELCLVEYQMLNYQPSHLAAAAVYTAQCAINRCPHWTKVCESHSRYTSDQLLECSRMMVDFHQKAGTGKLTGVHRKYSTYKFGCAAKTLPAQFLLESGGTPPPSGAI is encoded by the exons GGCGTCCGAG AGATGGGGAGCCGGCGCGCGCTCACGGAGATCAAGAACCTCGTCGGGGTTGCCCCGTACCCCTGCGCCGTCGCCAAGAAGCCCACGCTGCA GAAGAGCAGAAGGGACGAAAAGAAGACAACGTTGCTGCCAAGCAGCCGGCCCATGACAAG GAAATTCGCCGCCTCCTTGGCGAGCAAAGGGCAACCTGAATGTCAGCCGATCCTAACTGAATGTCAGCCGATCCTAACTGATCCAGAACCCGGAGTTGATCAACAGAAGGAATCAATCGGTGATGGCACCGTTGATATCGACGTGGAAATCCACGAGCTGGTCGACGATAGTGATAGTGACATCGACATG GGAGAGACAGAGAACAAGGAGATGAACCAAGATGAACCGCTCATGGATATTGACAGAGCAGACTCGGGGAACCCGCTTGCAGCAACAGAATATGTTGAAGAGCTTTACAAGTTCTACAGAGAAAATGAG GCTAAGAGTTGTGTAAGGCCTGATTACATGTCCAGTCAACAAGATATAAACTCAAAGATGAGAGCAATTCTGATTGACTGGCTGATTGAG GTTCACTACAAGTTTGACCTGATGGATGAGACGCTCTTTCTTACGGTAAACATAATAGATAGATTCTTGGATAAGGAAGTGGTTCCAAGGAAGAAGCTACAACTGGTTGGAGTCACAGCTATGCTTCTTGCTTGCAAATATGAGGAGGTCTCAGTTCCAGTTGTTGAGGACCTTGTGCTCATTTCTGACCGTGCCTACACAAAAGGGCAAATTCTAGAAATG GAAAAGTTGATTCTGAACACGCTGCAATTCAACATGTCTGTTCCAACACCTTATGTCTTCATGAAGAGGTTTCTTAAAGCTGCAGATGCAGATAAACAG CTTGAGCTAGTGTCATTTTTCATGCTGGAGCTCTGCTTGGTAGAATATCAAATGCTGAATTATCAGCCTTCACATctggctgctgctgcggttTATACTGCACAATGCGCTATCAATCGATGCCCGCACTGGACAAAGGTTTGCGAGTCACATAGCAGATACACTAGCGACCAACTCCT GGAGTGCTCGAGGATGATGGTAGACTTTCACCAGAAGGCTGGAACCGGCAAGCTCACTGGCGTGCACAGGAAATACAGTACCTACAAGTTCGGGTGCGCGGCCAAGACCTTGCCTGCGCAGTTCCTGCTGGAGTCAGGAGGGACACCGCCTCCTTCAGGTGCAATCTAG